A window of the Eleutherodactylus coqui strain aEleCoq1 chromosome 8, aEleCoq1.hap1, whole genome shotgun sequence genome harbors these coding sequences:
- the LOC136577948 gene encoding uncharacterized protein produces MAWYQRMGINAGRMILLVESKPQIWDPAEPGYSDRDIKADAWIVVCSGMYPDWYSATATVQSEILKDVKNRWRSVRDRFKKHEKECEKSVSPPSKKKCPHHDVLLFLRTSRELRPSSGNIMAAPAAVEITSGDTERPEQESRDAEPREGTPTLDDSQRSTHDLYPTSVTPEVGEQNVSRSSSTSTGSRAGSSREVSSERTSRSVAGRPRRKNNKSDAAQEALAMLRRADTEDQWDTMGAAVAAHIRELTSERQWAIAPVIYAVLEVFASQRPIADSCAIIMAMKNAAFAVSPSNRMLPPPQSFPDQPGRVSRTPGYPMHYVSQDTGYGDMVTGGSPSPSQSFSIWYWRRLFY; encoded by the exons ATGGCCTGGTATCAAAGGATGGGGATCAACGCCGGCAGGATGATACTCTTG GTTGAAAGTAAGCCTCAGATTTGGGACCCAGCCGAGCCGGGCTACAGTGACCGTGACATAAAGGCGGACGCCTGGATTGTGGTCTGCTCAGGGATGTATCCCGATTGGTACTCTGCTACTGCTACCGTCCAAAGTGAAATCC TTAAAGACGTCAAGAATCGCTGGCGGTCAGTTCGGGACCGTTTCAAAAAACACGAAAAGGAATGTGAAAAAAGCGTCTCTCCCCCGTCCAAGAAAAAGTGTCCACACCATGACGTACTGCTGTTCCTCAGGACCAGTAGAGAATTGCGTCC atccagcgggaacatCATGGCGGCGCCTGCGGCGGTCGAAATCACTTCAGGCGACACAGAAAGGCCGGAACAGGAGTCGCGGGATGCTGAGCCCCGAGaaggtaccccaaccttggacgACAGCCAGCGGAGCACGCACGATTTGTACCCCACTTCAGTAACACCGGAAGTGGGGGAACAAAATGTGTCACGTAGCAGTAGTACTAGCACTGGCAGCAGAGCAGGCAGTAGCAGGGAGGTGAGTTCCGAGCGGACGAGCCGCAGCGTTGCAGGTCGTCCGCGCCGGAAGAATAATAAGTCGGATGCCGCCCAAGAGGCGCTGGCGATGTTGCGCCGGGCTGACACCGAGGATCAATGGGACACAATGGGTGCCGCCGTGGCGGCACACATTCGTGAACTAACCTCGGAGCGTCAGTGGGCTATAGCGCCCGTAATTTACGCTGTGCTAGAGGTTTTTGCTTCTCAAAGGCCCATTGCAGATAGCTGCGCCATTATTATGGCTATGAAAAATGCAGCCTTTGCAGTATCACCATCTAACCGCATGTTGCCTccaccccaatctttccctgaCCAACCAGGCAGGGTTTCTAGGACGCCGGGATACCCCATGCACTATGTCTCTCAAGACACTGGCTACGGCGACATGGTGACAGGCgggtccccttccccttcccaatCGTTCTCAATCTGGTATTGGAGAAGGCTCTTTTATTAG